Proteins encoded in a region of the Amia ocellicauda isolate fAmiCal2 chromosome 19, fAmiCal2.hap1, whole genome shotgun sequence genome:
- the scyl3 gene encoding protein-associating with the carboxyl-terminal domain of ezrin isoform X1, whose protein sequence is MGSESSALRSCTLEERLLSLPSGLSMYSALLQDGKPASVFVYKQGNEDKVNKAAKAFFCAEIQHLKTLRHPSLLRFLSCTVQAGEIHLVTERVRPLDLLLDSLSPEEVCAGLYDVLQALVFLHERGKSSHNNVCMSSVFVSEDGHWKLGGMETVCKFSEATPEFLSSIRTVREQSAVPPEEKVEGFKTLPDNFGHSRDAFSFGLMVETFIPLLTDYVSEELSDSFRSTLQSSLLNPDPLARPSLSSLLTHSFFRNDFLEVVNFLRNLTLKTEEEKNEFFKFLLDRVQSLPEELIATRLVPKLLNSLVFAEPTAIKSFLPHLLMPKKADSGDGSQECLLSVSIYRKYIIPQLLKLFKVNEEHVRMVLLSHIDVYAELFSNEELKNQILPQVLLGMRDTSDSLVAMTLQSLAVLVPLLGAQVVVGGERTKVFKRTTPNFTKSTEVTPEGSPVHIVSALKTPLSKPSKILKLFSKPSETRELVLENMDSLSAAGQPMKLPTKSGSVINKDVMKLTLNGFTDTKASAGDNGLDMSARPVEEWPDWADAEDSVQNPDRTKTNTETNMEEEPWEDFEPSNEESEVTSNPLSFTSTANSPQSDSAKSPVSEPTKKSKALKLATASKPASENQHSAWGSDWDQSEDLSTKKSSMETAKQKHLKKGAGLGEEFTIEIKKKEKDPELDFFADMVPDIKLSTAALSLASTSTDTGLGTSGVEPAGQTQPVDLDSSVNKLTITARFAAADVTETEAAGWGDDLNWEDESNW, encoded by the exons CACCTGAAGACCCTGCGGCACCCCAGCCTACTGCGCTTCCTGTCCTGCACAGTGCAAGCCGGCGAGATCCACCTGGTGACCGAGCGCGTGCGGCCGCTGGATCTCTTGCTGGACAGCCTGTCCCCGGAGGAGGTCTGCGCCGGCCTCTACGACGTCCTGCAGGCACTTGTCTTCCTGCACGAGAGA GGTAAATCCAGCCATAATAATGTGTGCATGTCATCAGTCTTTGTGAGTGAAGATGGTCACTGGAAACTTGGGGGAATGGAGACAGTGTGCAAATTCTCCGAGGCAACTCCTGAG tttttgagtAGCATACGGACTGTGAGAGAACAAAGTGCGGTACCGCCAGAGGAAAAG GTTGAAGGCTTTAAAACCCTGCCAGACAATTTTGGGCATTCCCGAGATGCTTTTTCTTTCGGCTTGATGGTGGAAACCTTTATTCCACTCCTGACTGACTATG TGTCTGAAGAGCTGTCAGACAGTTTCCGCAGCACCCTGCAGAGCAGTCTGCTGAACCCTGACCCCTTGGCGCGCCCATCTCTCAGCAGCCTCCTGACTCACAGTTTTTTCAG GAATGATTTCCTAGAGGTGGTGAATTTTCTGAGGAATCTGACTCTGAAAACGGAAGAGGAGAAGAATGAATTTTTCAA GTTCCTCCTGGACAGGGTTCAGAGTCTGCCCGAGGAGCTGATCGCCACACGCCTTGTCCCCAAACTTCTGAACTCCCTGGTGTTTGCAGAACCTACAGCCATTAAAAGTTTCCTCCCCCATCTCCTCATGCCAAAGAAGG CAGACTCAGGCGACGGCAGCCAGGAGTGTCTCCTCTCCGTGTCTATCTACCGTAAATACATCATCCCCCAGCTGCTGAAGTTGTTCAAAGTGAACGAGGAGCACGTGAGGATGGTGCTGCTGTCCCATATCGACGTCTACGCGGAGCTGTTCTCCAACGAGGAGCTGAAGAATCAGATACTACCTCAG GTTTTACTTGGAATGAGAGACACTAGTGACAGTCTGGTTGCCATGACCCTGCAGAGCCTGGCAGTGTTGGTCCCTTTACTTGGCGCTCAGGTTGTGGTTGGAGGAGAAAGAACAAAGGTCTTCAAACGGACTACACCCAACTTTACCAAGTCAACGGAGGTCACTCCTGAAG GCTCTCCAGTTCACATTGTCAGTGCTTTAAAAACCCCACTGTCCAAGCCCTCAAAAATATTGAAGTTGTTCTCTAAGCCCTCTGAAACACGAGAGCTCGTCTTGGAGAACATGGACTCTCTCAGCGCAGCAGGACAACCTATGAAGCTACCAACAAAATCAG GTTCTGTAATCAATAAGGATGTAATGAAATTAACCTTAAATGGATTTACTGACACAAAGGCCAGTGCTGGAGATAATGGCTTGGATATGAGTGCCAGGCCTGTAGAGGAATGGCCGGATTGGGCTGATGCTGAGGACAGTGTGCAAAACCCAGACAgaaccaaaacaaacactgaaaccaacATGGAAGAGGAGCCTTGGGAAGACTTTGAACCCTCTAATGAAGAATCTGAAGTGACTTCTAACCCATTGTCTTTTACATCAACGGCGAATTCACCTCAGAGTGATTCTGCAAAAAGTCCCGTGTCTGAACCGACAAAGAAATCCAAAGCTCTTAAGCTGGCGACTGCATCTAAACCCGCCTCTGAGAACCAGCACTCGGCCTGGGGCAGCGACTGGGACCAGAGCGAGGATCTGAGCACAAAGAAATCATCAATGGAAACGGCAAagcaaaaacacttaaaaaaaggtGCTGGTTTAGGAGAGGAATTCACAATAGAGattaaaaagaaggaaaaagatCCTGAATTGGACTTCTTTGCCGACATGGTCCCAGACATTAAACTGTCCACAGCAGCTCTGTCATTAGCTTCTACAAGCACAGACACGGGACTGGGGACCTCAGGGGTCGAACCTGCAGGGCAAACTCAGCCCGTGGATCTGGATTCTTCAGTAAACAAGTTGACAATTACTGCAAGGTTTGCTGCGGCTGACGTGACCGAA ACTGAAGCTGCGGGCTGGGGAGACGACTTGAACTGGGAAGACGAGAGTAACTGGTGA
- the scyl3 gene encoding protein-associating with the carboxyl-terminal domain of ezrin isoform X2 → MGSESSALRSCTLEERLLSLPSGLSMYSALLQDGKPASVFVYKQGNEDKVNKAAKAFFCAEIQHLKTLRHPSLLRFLSCTVQAGEIHLVTERVRPLDLLLDSLSPEEVCAGLYDVLQALVFLHERGKSSHNNVCMSSVFVSEDGHWKLGGMETVCKFSEATPEFLSSIRTVREQSAVPPEEKVEGFKTLPDNFGHSRDAFSFGLMVETFIPLLTDYVSEELSDSFRSTLQSSLLNPDPLARPSLSSLLTHSFFRNDFLEVVNFLRNLTLKTEEEKNEFFKFLLDRVQSLPEELIATRLVPKLLNSLVFAEPTAIKSFLPHLLMPKKDSGDGSQECLLSVSIYRKYIIPQLLKLFKVNEEHVRMVLLSHIDVYAELFSNEELKNQILPQVLLGMRDTSDSLVAMTLQSLAVLVPLLGAQVVVGGERTKVFKRTTPNFTKSTEVTPEGSPVHIVSALKTPLSKPSKILKLFSKPSETRELVLENMDSLSAAGQPMKLPTKSGSVINKDVMKLTLNGFTDTKASAGDNGLDMSARPVEEWPDWADAEDSVQNPDRTKTNTETNMEEEPWEDFEPSNEESEVTSNPLSFTSTANSPQSDSAKSPVSEPTKKSKALKLATASKPASENQHSAWGSDWDQSEDLSTKKSSMETAKQKHLKKGAGLGEEFTIEIKKKEKDPELDFFADMVPDIKLSTAALSLASTSTDTGLGTSGVEPAGQTQPVDLDSSVNKLTITARFAAADVTETEAAGWGDDLNWEDESNW, encoded by the exons CACCTGAAGACCCTGCGGCACCCCAGCCTACTGCGCTTCCTGTCCTGCACAGTGCAAGCCGGCGAGATCCACCTGGTGACCGAGCGCGTGCGGCCGCTGGATCTCTTGCTGGACAGCCTGTCCCCGGAGGAGGTCTGCGCCGGCCTCTACGACGTCCTGCAGGCACTTGTCTTCCTGCACGAGAGA GGTAAATCCAGCCATAATAATGTGTGCATGTCATCAGTCTTTGTGAGTGAAGATGGTCACTGGAAACTTGGGGGAATGGAGACAGTGTGCAAATTCTCCGAGGCAACTCCTGAG tttttgagtAGCATACGGACTGTGAGAGAACAAAGTGCGGTACCGCCAGAGGAAAAG GTTGAAGGCTTTAAAACCCTGCCAGACAATTTTGGGCATTCCCGAGATGCTTTTTCTTTCGGCTTGATGGTGGAAACCTTTATTCCACTCCTGACTGACTATG TGTCTGAAGAGCTGTCAGACAGTTTCCGCAGCACCCTGCAGAGCAGTCTGCTGAACCCTGACCCCTTGGCGCGCCCATCTCTCAGCAGCCTCCTGACTCACAGTTTTTTCAG GAATGATTTCCTAGAGGTGGTGAATTTTCTGAGGAATCTGACTCTGAAAACGGAAGAGGAGAAGAATGAATTTTTCAA GTTCCTCCTGGACAGGGTTCAGAGTCTGCCCGAGGAGCTGATCGCCACACGCCTTGTCCCCAAACTTCTGAACTCCCTGGTGTTTGCAGAACCTACAGCCATTAAAAGTTTCCTCCCCCATCTCCTCATGCCAAAGAAGG ACTCAGGCGACGGCAGCCAGGAGTGTCTCCTCTCCGTGTCTATCTACCGTAAATACATCATCCCCCAGCTGCTGAAGTTGTTCAAAGTGAACGAGGAGCACGTGAGGATGGTGCTGCTGTCCCATATCGACGTCTACGCGGAGCTGTTCTCCAACGAGGAGCTGAAGAATCAGATACTACCTCAG GTTTTACTTGGAATGAGAGACACTAGTGACAGTCTGGTTGCCATGACCCTGCAGAGCCTGGCAGTGTTGGTCCCTTTACTTGGCGCTCAGGTTGTGGTTGGAGGAGAAAGAACAAAGGTCTTCAAACGGACTACACCCAACTTTACCAAGTCAACGGAGGTCACTCCTGAAG GCTCTCCAGTTCACATTGTCAGTGCTTTAAAAACCCCACTGTCCAAGCCCTCAAAAATATTGAAGTTGTTCTCTAAGCCCTCTGAAACACGAGAGCTCGTCTTGGAGAACATGGACTCTCTCAGCGCAGCAGGACAACCTATGAAGCTACCAACAAAATCAG GTTCTGTAATCAATAAGGATGTAATGAAATTAACCTTAAATGGATTTACTGACACAAAGGCCAGTGCTGGAGATAATGGCTTGGATATGAGTGCCAGGCCTGTAGAGGAATGGCCGGATTGGGCTGATGCTGAGGACAGTGTGCAAAACCCAGACAgaaccaaaacaaacactgaaaccaacATGGAAGAGGAGCCTTGGGAAGACTTTGAACCCTCTAATGAAGAATCTGAAGTGACTTCTAACCCATTGTCTTTTACATCAACGGCGAATTCACCTCAGAGTGATTCTGCAAAAAGTCCCGTGTCTGAACCGACAAAGAAATCCAAAGCTCTTAAGCTGGCGACTGCATCTAAACCCGCCTCTGAGAACCAGCACTCGGCCTGGGGCAGCGACTGGGACCAGAGCGAGGATCTGAGCACAAAGAAATCATCAATGGAAACGGCAAagcaaaaacacttaaaaaaaggtGCTGGTTTAGGAGAGGAATTCACAATAGAGattaaaaagaaggaaaaagatCCTGAATTGGACTTCTTTGCCGACATGGTCCCAGACATTAAACTGTCCACAGCAGCTCTGTCATTAGCTTCTACAAGCACAGACACGGGACTGGGGACCTCAGGGGTCGAACCTGCAGGGCAAACTCAGCCCGTGGATCTGGATTCTTCAGTAAACAAGTTGACAATTACTGCAAGGTTTGCTGCGGCTGACGTGACCGAA ACTGAAGCTGCGGGCTGGGGAGACGACTTGAACTGGGAAGACGAGAGTAACTGGTGA
- the scyl3 gene encoding protein-associating with the carboxyl-terminal domain of ezrin isoform X3 — MGSESSALRSCTLEERLLSLPSGLSMYSALLQDGKPASVFVYKQGNEDKVNKAAKHLKTLRHPSLLRFLSCTVQAGEIHLVTERVRPLDLLLDSLSPEEVCAGLYDVLQALVFLHERGKSSHNNVCMSSVFVSEDGHWKLGGMETVCKFSEATPEFLSSIRTVREQSAVPPEEKVEGFKTLPDNFGHSRDAFSFGLMVETFIPLLTDYVSEELSDSFRSTLQSSLLNPDPLARPSLSSLLTHSFFRNDFLEVVNFLRNLTLKTEEEKNEFFKFLLDRVQSLPEELIATRLVPKLLNSLVFAEPTAIKSFLPHLLMPKKADSGDGSQECLLSVSIYRKYIIPQLLKLFKVNEEHVRMVLLSHIDVYAELFSNEELKNQILPQVLLGMRDTSDSLVAMTLQSLAVLVPLLGAQVVVGGERTKVFKRTTPNFTKSTEVTPEGSPVHIVSALKTPLSKPSKILKLFSKPSETRELVLENMDSLSAAGQPMKLPTKSGSVINKDVMKLTLNGFTDTKASAGDNGLDMSARPVEEWPDWADAEDSVQNPDRTKTNTETNMEEEPWEDFEPSNEESEVTSNPLSFTSTANSPQSDSAKSPVSEPTKKSKALKLATASKPASENQHSAWGSDWDQSEDLSTKKSSMETAKQKHLKKGAGLGEEFTIEIKKKEKDPELDFFADMVPDIKLSTAALSLASTSTDTGLGTSGVEPAGQTQPVDLDSSVNKLTITARFAAADVTETEAAGWGDDLNWEDESNW, encoded by the exons CACCTGAAGACCCTGCGGCACCCCAGCCTACTGCGCTTCCTGTCCTGCACAGTGCAAGCCGGCGAGATCCACCTGGTGACCGAGCGCGTGCGGCCGCTGGATCTCTTGCTGGACAGCCTGTCCCCGGAGGAGGTCTGCGCCGGCCTCTACGACGTCCTGCAGGCACTTGTCTTCCTGCACGAGAGA GGTAAATCCAGCCATAATAATGTGTGCATGTCATCAGTCTTTGTGAGTGAAGATGGTCACTGGAAACTTGGGGGAATGGAGACAGTGTGCAAATTCTCCGAGGCAACTCCTGAG tttttgagtAGCATACGGACTGTGAGAGAACAAAGTGCGGTACCGCCAGAGGAAAAG GTTGAAGGCTTTAAAACCCTGCCAGACAATTTTGGGCATTCCCGAGATGCTTTTTCTTTCGGCTTGATGGTGGAAACCTTTATTCCACTCCTGACTGACTATG TGTCTGAAGAGCTGTCAGACAGTTTCCGCAGCACCCTGCAGAGCAGTCTGCTGAACCCTGACCCCTTGGCGCGCCCATCTCTCAGCAGCCTCCTGACTCACAGTTTTTTCAG GAATGATTTCCTAGAGGTGGTGAATTTTCTGAGGAATCTGACTCTGAAAACGGAAGAGGAGAAGAATGAATTTTTCAA GTTCCTCCTGGACAGGGTTCAGAGTCTGCCCGAGGAGCTGATCGCCACACGCCTTGTCCCCAAACTTCTGAACTCCCTGGTGTTTGCAGAACCTACAGCCATTAAAAGTTTCCTCCCCCATCTCCTCATGCCAAAGAAGG CAGACTCAGGCGACGGCAGCCAGGAGTGTCTCCTCTCCGTGTCTATCTACCGTAAATACATCATCCCCCAGCTGCTGAAGTTGTTCAAAGTGAACGAGGAGCACGTGAGGATGGTGCTGCTGTCCCATATCGACGTCTACGCGGAGCTGTTCTCCAACGAGGAGCTGAAGAATCAGATACTACCTCAG GTTTTACTTGGAATGAGAGACACTAGTGACAGTCTGGTTGCCATGACCCTGCAGAGCCTGGCAGTGTTGGTCCCTTTACTTGGCGCTCAGGTTGTGGTTGGAGGAGAAAGAACAAAGGTCTTCAAACGGACTACACCCAACTTTACCAAGTCAACGGAGGTCACTCCTGAAG GCTCTCCAGTTCACATTGTCAGTGCTTTAAAAACCCCACTGTCCAAGCCCTCAAAAATATTGAAGTTGTTCTCTAAGCCCTCTGAAACACGAGAGCTCGTCTTGGAGAACATGGACTCTCTCAGCGCAGCAGGACAACCTATGAAGCTACCAACAAAATCAG GTTCTGTAATCAATAAGGATGTAATGAAATTAACCTTAAATGGATTTACTGACACAAAGGCCAGTGCTGGAGATAATGGCTTGGATATGAGTGCCAGGCCTGTAGAGGAATGGCCGGATTGGGCTGATGCTGAGGACAGTGTGCAAAACCCAGACAgaaccaaaacaaacactgaaaccaacATGGAAGAGGAGCCTTGGGAAGACTTTGAACCCTCTAATGAAGAATCTGAAGTGACTTCTAACCCATTGTCTTTTACATCAACGGCGAATTCACCTCAGAGTGATTCTGCAAAAAGTCCCGTGTCTGAACCGACAAAGAAATCCAAAGCTCTTAAGCTGGCGACTGCATCTAAACCCGCCTCTGAGAACCAGCACTCGGCCTGGGGCAGCGACTGGGACCAGAGCGAGGATCTGAGCACAAAGAAATCATCAATGGAAACGGCAAagcaaaaacacttaaaaaaaggtGCTGGTTTAGGAGAGGAATTCACAATAGAGattaaaaagaaggaaaaagatCCTGAATTGGACTTCTTTGCCGACATGGTCCCAGACATTAAACTGTCCACAGCAGCTCTGTCATTAGCTTCTACAAGCACAGACACGGGACTGGGGACCTCAGGGGTCGAACCTGCAGGGCAAACTCAGCCCGTGGATCTGGATTCTTCAGTAAACAAGTTGACAATTACTGCAAGGTTTGCTGCGGCTGACGTGACCGAA ACTGAAGCTGCGGGCTGGGGAGACGACTTGAACTGGGAAGACGAGAGTAACTGGTGA
- the scyl3 gene encoding protein-associating with the carboxyl-terminal domain of ezrin isoform X4 translates to MGSESSALRSCTLEERLLSLPSGLSMYSALLQDGKPASVFVYKQGNEDKVNKAAKHLKTLRHPSLLRFLSCTVQAGEIHLVTERVRPLDLLLDSLSPEEVCAGLYDVLQALVFLHERGKSSHNNVCMSSVFVSEDGHWKLGGMETVCKFSEATPEFLSSIRTVREQSAVPPEEKVEGFKTLPDNFGHSRDAFSFGLMVETFIPLLTDYVSEELSDSFRSTLQSSLLNPDPLARPSLSSLLTHSFFRNDFLEVVNFLRNLTLKTEEEKNEFFKFLLDRVQSLPEELIATRLVPKLLNSLVFAEPTAIKSFLPHLLMPKKDSGDGSQECLLSVSIYRKYIIPQLLKLFKVNEEHVRMVLLSHIDVYAELFSNEELKNQILPQVLLGMRDTSDSLVAMTLQSLAVLVPLLGAQVVVGGERTKVFKRTTPNFTKSTEVTPEGSPVHIVSALKTPLSKPSKILKLFSKPSETRELVLENMDSLSAAGQPMKLPTKSGSVINKDVMKLTLNGFTDTKASAGDNGLDMSARPVEEWPDWADAEDSVQNPDRTKTNTETNMEEEPWEDFEPSNEESEVTSNPLSFTSTANSPQSDSAKSPVSEPTKKSKALKLATASKPASENQHSAWGSDWDQSEDLSTKKSSMETAKQKHLKKGAGLGEEFTIEIKKKEKDPELDFFADMVPDIKLSTAALSLASTSTDTGLGTSGVEPAGQTQPVDLDSSVNKLTITARFAAADVTETEAAGWGDDLNWEDESNW, encoded by the exons CACCTGAAGACCCTGCGGCACCCCAGCCTACTGCGCTTCCTGTCCTGCACAGTGCAAGCCGGCGAGATCCACCTGGTGACCGAGCGCGTGCGGCCGCTGGATCTCTTGCTGGACAGCCTGTCCCCGGAGGAGGTCTGCGCCGGCCTCTACGACGTCCTGCAGGCACTTGTCTTCCTGCACGAGAGA GGTAAATCCAGCCATAATAATGTGTGCATGTCATCAGTCTTTGTGAGTGAAGATGGTCACTGGAAACTTGGGGGAATGGAGACAGTGTGCAAATTCTCCGAGGCAACTCCTGAG tttttgagtAGCATACGGACTGTGAGAGAACAAAGTGCGGTACCGCCAGAGGAAAAG GTTGAAGGCTTTAAAACCCTGCCAGACAATTTTGGGCATTCCCGAGATGCTTTTTCTTTCGGCTTGATGGTGGAAACCTTTATTCCACTCCTGACTGACTATG TGTCTGAAGAGCTGTCAGACAGTTTCCGCAGCACCCTGCAGAGCAGTCTGCTGAACCCTGACCCCTTGGCGCGCCCATCTCTCAGCAGCCTCCTGACTCACAGTTTTTTCAG GAATGATTTCCTAGAGGTGGTGAATTTTCTGAGGAATCTGACTCTGAAAACGGAAGAGGAGAAGAATGAATTTTTCAA GTTCCTCCTGGACAGGGTTCAGAGTCTGCCCGAGGAGCTGATCGCCACACGCCTTGTCCCCAAACTTCTGAACTCCCTGGTGTTTGCAGAACCTACAGCCATTAAAAGTTTCCTCCCCCATCTCCTCATGCCAAAGAAGG ACTCAGGCGACGGCAGCCAGGAGTGTCTCCTCTCCGTGTCTATCTACCGTAAATACATCATCCCCCAGCTGCTGAAGTTGTTCAAAGTGAACGAGGAGCACGTGAGGATGGTGCTGCTGTCCCATATCGACGTCTACGCGGAGCTGTTCTCCAACGAGGAGCTGAAGAATCAGATACTACCTCAG GTTTTACTTGGAATGAGAGACACTAGTGACAGTCTGGTTGCCATGACCCTGCAGAGCCTGGCAGTGTTGGTCCCTTTACTTGGCGCTCAGGTTGTGGTTGGAGGAGAAAGAACAAAGGTCTTCAAACGGACTACACCCAACTTTACCAAGTCAACGGAGGTCACTCCTGAAG GCTCTCCAGTTCACATTGTCAGTGCTTTAAAAACCCCACTGTCCAAGCCCTCAAAAATATTGAAGTTGTTCTCTAAGCCCTCTGAAACACGAGAGCTCGTCTTGGAGAACATGGACTCTCTCAGCGCAGCAGGACAACCTATGAAGCTACCAACAAAATCAG GTTCTGTAATCAATAAGGATGTAATGAAATTAACCTTAAATGGATTTACTGACACAAAGGCCAGTGCTGGAGATAATGGCTTGGATATGAGTGCCAGGCCTGTAGAGGAATGGCCGGATTGGGCTGATGCTGAGGACAGTGTGCAAAACCCAGACAgaaccaaaacaaacactgaaaccaacATGGAAGAGGAGCCTTGGGAAGACTTTGAACCCTCTAATGAAGAATCTGAAGTGACTTCTAACCCATTGTCTTTTACATCAACGGCGAATTCACCTCAGAGTGATTCTGCAAAAAGTCCCGTGTCTGAACCGACAAAGAAATCCAAAGCTCTTAAGCTGGCGACTGCATCTAAACCCGCCTCTGAGAACCAGCACTCGGCCTGGGGCAGCGACTGGGACCAGAGCGAGGATCTGAGCACAAAGAAATCATCAATGGAAACGGCAAagcaaaaacacttaaaaaaaggtGCTGGTTTAGGAGAGGAATTCACAATAGAGattaaaaagaaggaaaaagatCCTGAATTGGACTTCTTTGCCGACATGGTCCCAGACATTAAACTGTCCACAGCAGCTCTGTCATTAGCTTCTACAAGCACAGACACGGGACTGGGGACCTCAGGGGTCGAACCTGCAGGGCAAACTCAGCCCGTGGATCTGGATTCTTCAGTAAACAAGTTGACAATTACTGCAAGGTTTGCTGCGGCTGACGTGACCGAA ACTGAAGCTGCGGGCTGGGGAGACGACTTGAACTGGGAAGACGAGAGTAACTGGTGA